A window of the Brassica oleracea var. oleracea cultivar TO1000 chromosome C1, BOL, whole genome shotgun sequence genome harbors these coding sequences:
- the LOC106324303 gene encoding ubiquitin-conjugating enzyme E2 11-like has translation MASKRILKELKDLQKDPPSNCSAGPVAEDMFHWQATIMGPPDSPYAGGVFLVSIHFPPDYPFKPPKVSFKTRVYHPNINSNGSICLDILKEQWSPALTISKVLLSICSLLTDPNPDDPLVPEIAHMYKTDKTKYESTARSWTQKYAMG, from the exons ATGGCTTCGAAGAGGATTTTGAAAGAGCTCAAGGATTTGCAGAAGGATCCTCCTTCTAACTGCAGCGCAG GTCCGGTGGCTGAGGACATGTTCCATTGGCAAGCAACTATCATGGGACCTCCTGACAGTCCCTATGCTGGAGGAGTCTTTTTGGTTTCCATTCACTTTCCTCCGGATTATCCTTTCAAGCCACCAAAG GTGTCTTTTAAGACAAGGGTGTACCACCCGAATATCAACAGCAACGGAAGCATTTGCCTTGATATCCTGAAAGAACAGTGGAGTCCTGCTCTTACCATATCCAAG GTTTTGCTGTCGATTTGCTCATTGCTGACTGACCCGAACCCAGATGATCCTCTTGTGCCAGAGATTGCTCACATGTACAAGACGGATAAGACCAAGTACGAGTCAACTGCTCGAAGCTGGACACAGAAGTACGCCATGGGATGA
- the LOC106340638 gene encoding putative F-box protein At3g10430: MGHCDGLTLCMWSTESSLFAKLVLWNPLTRKINLVQPSPIQRRFRAYDSYGLGYDTNKPQREYKILKFSLKHYVGEVEIFDCNTKSWKILDVGKVDRGVRRYCNGVSVDGNMYWLGRNQKRNYILGFDFSLEKFNDIYLFPCDSNYPDEDTYLGGYNGDCLSLVEQNQEQTSPIVVSVSSKLANGNVSFTKYFSVARPDLPALRNKMLETEILTKLLCILVTLLVELWLYPFAQYVSWVKEERYI; encoded by the exons ATGGGTCACTGCGATGGACTCACGTTGTGCATGTGGAGCACGGAATCATCATTATTCGCCAAGCTCGTCCTTTGGAATCCCCTCACAAGGAAGATCAACCTGGTCCAGCCTAGTCCCATTCAACGGCGGTTCAGGGCTTATGATTCCTACGGGCTCGGGTACGACACTAACAAGCCTCAACGTGAGTACAAGATACTGAAGTTTTCCCTTAAACACTATGTTGGAGAAGTTGAGATATTCGACTGCAACACGAAGTCGTGGAAAATTCTTGATGTTGGCAAGGTTGACCGGGGAGTACGTCGCTACTGCAACGGTGTGTCTGTGGACGGTAACATGTACTGGCTTGGTAGGAATCAGAAAAGAAACTATATTCTAGGATTTGATTTCTCCCTTGAGAAATTCAATGACATATATCTTTTTCCATGTGATTCTAATTACCCTGATGAGGATACCTACCTAGGCGGCTACAATGGGGATTGCTTGTCTTTGGTAGAACAAAACCAAGAACAAACAAGTCCCATCGTGGTGTCGGTTTCCAGCAAGTTGGCTAATGGGAATGTGTCCTTTACCAAATACTTCTCTGTGGCCAGACCTGATCTCCCGGCGTTAC GCAACAAGATGTTAGAGACAGAGATTTTGACAAAGTTGCTATGCATCCTGGTGACATTGTTAGTCGAGCTATGGCTGTATCCTTTTGCGCAGTATGTTTCATGGGTTAAAGAGGAAAGATATATCTAA
- the LOC106300371 gene encoding 60S ribosomal export protein NMD3-like codes for MSALMDQDSSGMFKVQQTIGSVVCCKCGVPMPPNAANMCVNCLRSEFDITEGLQKSIQIFYCPECGCYLQPPKTWIKAQWESRDLLSFCIKRLKNLNKVRLKNAEFVWTEPHSKRIKVKLTVQAEVLNGAVLEQSYPVEYTVRDNLCESCSRFQANPDQWVASVQLRQHVSHRRSFFYLEQLILRHDAASRAVRIKQVHQGIDFFFGNKSHADSFVDFLSKVVPIEYRQDKQLVSHDVKSSLYNYKYTYSVKICPICREDLICLPSKVSSSLGNLGPLVVCTKVSDRITLLDPRTLRCAFLDARQYWRSGFQSALTSRQLVKYSVFYVEPPVGEATVGGQKYALSYVLIARESDIGKMLTVQTHLGHILKTGDQALGYDIYGANVNDDEMDEYRLHGRLPEAILIKKCYDKERERKKGKPRAFTTKKLPMEMDESRGGRGVDPGKMENEYEEFLRDLEENPELRFNISLYKNKDYQESDETASMTDGEGAPTVPIEELLAELELSEEGEGDGEDDMDE; via the coding sequence ATGTCAGCATTAATGGATCAAGATTCATCAGGGATGTTCAAGGTTCAGCAAACCATTGGAAGTGTCGTGTGTTGCAAGTGTGGTGTTCCTATGCCACCAAACGCAGCCAACATGTGTGTCAACTGTCTCCGTTCCGAATTCGATATCACCGAAGGCTTACAGAAGAGTATCCAAATCTTCTATTGCCCTGAGTGTGGCTGCTACTTGCAGCCACCCAAGACGTGGATCAAAGCTCAGTGGGAATCCAGAGATCTCTTGTCTTTCTGCATCAAGAGGCTCAAGAATCTCAACAAAGTCAGGCTCAAGAACGCTGAGTTCGTCTGGACTGAGCCTCACTCCAAGAGAATCAAAGTCAAGCTCACTGTTCAAGCCGAGGTTCTTAACGGTGCTGTTCTTGAGCAGTCTTATCCTGTTGAGTATACGGTTAGAGACAATCTCTGTGAGTCTTGCTCGAGGTTTCAGGCCAACCCTGATCAGTGGGTTGCTTCGGTTCAGCTTAGGCAGCATGTTTCTCACAGGAGGTCTTTCTTTTATCTCGAACAGTTGATTCTCAGGCACGATGCTGCTTCTCGCGCCGTAAGAATCAAGCAGGTTCATCAAGGGATTGATTTCTTCTTTGGGAATAAAAGCCATGCTGATAGCTTTGTTGACTTTTTGAGTAAAGTTGTTCCCATTGAGTATCGTCAAGACAAGCAGTTAGTGTCTCATGATGTCAAGAGCAGCTTGTACAACTACAAGTACACTTACTCCGTTAAGATCTGTCCTATATGCCGTGAGGATCTTATCTGCCTGCCTTCCAAAGTTTCTAGCTCCTTAGGAAACCTTGGTCCGCTTGTGGTGTGCACGAAAGTTTCTGACAGAATCACGCTGCTTGATCCTAGAACCTTGAGGTGTGCGTTCTTGGACGCCAGACAGTACTGGAGATCCGGGTTTCAATCCGCTCTCACCAGCAGGCAGCTTGTGAAGTACTCAGTGTTTTATGTGGAACCACCTGTTGGTGAAGCGACTGTTGGAGGGCAAAAGTACGCTCTATCATACGTCCTCATCGCACGTGAGTCAGACATTGGTAAGATGTTAACTGTCCAAACTCATCTAGGACATATCCTGAAAACAGGAGATCAAGCTTTAGGGTATGATATCTACGGTGCAAATGTTAACGACGATGAAATGGACGAGTATCGTTTGCATGGGCGGCTTCCTGAAGCGATTCTTATCAAGAAATGCTATGACAAGGAGAGAGAGAGGAAGAAGGGGAAGCCACGTGCGTTTACGACCAAGAAGCTTCCGATGGAGATGGATGAGTCAAGAGGAGGGCGCGGAGTTGATCCGGGGAAGATGGAGAATGAATATGAAGAGTTTTTGAGGGATCTTGAAGAGAACCCTGAGCTGAGGTTTAACATATCATTGTACAAGAACAAGGATTATCAAGAGTCTGATGAGACTGCTTCAATGACGGATGGAGAAGGTGCACCGACTGTGCCGATTGAAGAGTTGCTTGCTGAGCTTGAGCTTAGTGAAGAAGGAGAAGGCGATGGTGAAGACGACATGGATGAGTAA
- the LOC106324825 gene encoding NADH dehydrogenase [ubiquinone] 1 alpha subcomplex subunit 1 has product MSLVWLEAALPLGIIGGMLCIMGNSQYYIHKAYHGRPKHIGHDEWDVAMERRDKKVVEKAASPSS; this is encoded by the exons ATGTCATTGGTGTGGCTAGAAGCGGCTCTGCCTCTCGGAATCATCGGAGGGATGCTCTGCATCATGGGCAATTCTCAGTACTACATCCACAAAGCTTATCATGGCCGT CCAAAGCACATCGGGCACGATGAGTGGGATGTTGCTATGGAGAGACGCGACAAGAAAGTCGTCGAGAAAGCTGCATCTCCTTCCTCATGA
- the LOC106325783 gene encoding putative zinc transporter At3g08650, which yields MMHPRCKKLLLLLFLFIAIFIGNSDGDTQEEISHKARASPDGNVRRNVIDGSGVEKTLHDIGMGDQKRGSHSKVSVSTVVLFTLAMAAATGLGAVPFFFVELDPQWAGICNGMAAGVMLAASFDLVKEGQEHGSGNWVVTGILAGGLFIWLCKQFLEQYGEVSMLDIKGADAAKVVLVIGIMTLHSFGEGSGVGVSFAGSKGFSQGLLITLAIAVHNIPEGLAVSMVLTSRGVSPQNAMLWSIITSLPQPLVAVPAFLCADAFSKFLPFCTGFAAGCMVWMVIAEVLPDAFKEASPSQVASAATISVASMEAFSTLFESFTHDYNSEDASGFFVSLLFGLGPLLGGGFLVASALTFRLQHALLMGVASGIAFVLGLWRPLQLLLSAKMGFIPLVSLLAVGAGLSHFTSSTILNVTSRKKSRAGSLITPVTNFPTSMITLQSLLACGAVGFHALAEGLALGVAAPKAYGLGRHMVLPVSLHGLPRGTAVASCVFGATDSWHAALAAAALIGFVGPVSAIGSILAGIDYSGLDHVMMVACGGLLPSFWQVVKRAVKLERKKGSVGMVLGVACAVVCLTFTRLVCLHTPYCNSAPEAVR from the exons ATGATGCATCCACGCTGCAAAAAGCTTCTGCTGCTTCTGTTCTTATTCATCGCTATATTCATTGGGAACAGTGACGGAGACACTCAGGAGGAGATCTCGCATAAAGCAAGAGCTTCTCCTGATGGAAACGTGAGGAGAAACGTTATAGACGGAAGCGGTGTAGAGAAAACCTTACATGACATTGGAATGGGTGATCAGAAGAGAGGCAGTCACAGCAAAGTCTCAGTCTCAACAGTTGTATTGTTCACCTTGGCAATGGCTGCTGCCACTGGGTTAGGCGCAGTGCCCTTCTTCTTTGTTGAGCTCGATCCTCAGTGGGCTGGAATATGCAATGGCATGGCTGCTGGTGTGATGTTGGCCGCTAGCTTTGATCTTGTAAAGGAGGGGCAAGAGCATGGTTCTGGAAACTGGGTTGTTACTGGGATCCTAGCCGGTGGGTTGTTCATTTGGCTCTGCAAGCAG TTTCTTGAACAATACGGCGAGGTTAGCATGCTGGATATCAAAGGCGCAGACGCAGCGAAAGTTGTTCTCGTCATAGGGATCATGACTCTTCATTCTTTCGGGGAAGGATCAGGGGTTGGTGTATCGTTCGCTGGCTCAAAGGGTTTTAGTCAAGGGCTTCTGATCACTTTGGCAATAGCAGTTCATAACATTCCAGAAGGGTTGGCTGTTAGCATGGTGCTGACGTCAAGAGGCGTCTCTCCACAAAACGCCATGCTCTGGAGTATAATCACATCTCTGCCTCAG CCTCTCGTTGCTGTACCAGCTTTTTTATGTGCTGATGCATTTAGCAAGTTTTTGCCCTTTTGTACTGGATTTGCCGCTGGTTGTATGGTTTGGATGGTTATTGCTGAAGTGCTTCCTGATGCATTCAAG GAAGCGTCTCCATCTCAAGTAGCATCTGCAGCCACAATATCAGTAGCATCCATGGAAGCTTTTAGCACTCTTTTCGAGAGTTTCACACATGATTACAA CTCAGAGGATGCTTCTGGCTTCTTCGTTTCACTCCTGTTTGGTCTCGGCCCATTGCTTGGGGGAGGGTTTCTGGTTGCGTCGGCACTCACCTTCCGTCTCCAGCACGCTCTCCTCATGGGAGTAGCCTCAGGCATTGCCTTTGTCCTCGGTCTCTGGCGTCCGCTTCAGCTCCTGCTATCTGCAAAAATGGGATTCATCCCTCTGGTTAGTCTGCTCGCGGTTGGAGCCGGGCTGAGCCATTTCACTAGCTCAACCATCCTGAACGTTACTTCTCGGAAGAAGTCCCGGGCTGGCAGTTTAATCACCCCAGTAACTAATTTTCCAACGAGTATGATAACACTCCAATCATTATTAGCCTGTGGAGCGGTTGGTTTCCACGCGCTAGCCGAGGGGCTTGCACTTGGGGTTGCTGCTCCGAAGGCTTACGGGCTAGGCAGACACATGGTGCTCCCGGTTTCCTTACACGGGCTACCGAGAGGGACAGCGGTCGCAAGCTGCGTCTTCGGGGCTACAGACAGCTGGCACGCAGCACTTGCGGCGGCTGCTTTGATTGGGTTTGTGGGACCTGTGTCAGCCATAGGATCGATACTAGCCGGGATAGATTACAGTGGACTGGATCATGTGATGATGGTGGCGTGCGGTGGATTGCTGCCTAGCTTCTGGCAGGTGGTGAAGAGAGCGGTGAAGTTAGAGAGAAAGAAGGGGAGTGTGGGGATGGTGCTGGGTGTAGCGTGTGCGGTTGTGTGTCTGACTTTCACTAGACTGGTGTGCTTGCATACGCCTTATTGTAATTCTGCACCTGAGGCTGTCAGATGA
- the LOC106324638 gene encoding protein RETICULATA-RELATED 3: MTAIARLHLSAKSTPNLPPPRAISLTRDPRIAVSFPRSGSVCSLHTNFSSPNLPIPCAGGGGGGGGGNFGNPPSGGGGGGGGAEEEGSSSSSWGPIGMFIEGWRSRVAADPQFPFKVLMEELVGVTACVLGDMASRPNFGLNELDFVFSTLVVGSILNFMLMYLLAPTSATAGVSQSLPGIFRNCPSGHMFEQGGFTVMNRFGTLVYKGMVFATVGLAAGLVGTAISNGLIMLRKKMDPGFETPNKPPPTVLNSLTWATHMGVSANVRYQTLNGVEFLLAKAMPPVVFKTSVFVLRCVNNVVGGMSFVLLARMTGSQSVEGKSEVGVEEEKTEVHVKVKDV; the protein is encoded by the coding sequence ATGACTGCTATTGCGCGTCTTCATCTGTCAGCGAAATCGACTCCGAATCTTCCTCCGCCGAGAGCGATCAGCCTCACGCGCGATCCAAGAATCGCCGTCTCGTTTCCACGAAGCGGATCAGTCTGCTCACTCCACACCAACTTCTCCTCTCCAAACCTCCCGATCCCATGCGCCGGAGGCGGCGGTGGCGGTGGTGGTGGTAACTTCGGTAATCCACCCTCAGGTGGTGGAGGCGGCGGCGGAGGAGCAGAAGAAGAAGGATCATCTTCCTCCTCATGGGGACCAATAGGGATGTTCATCGAAGGATGGAGATCACGAGTCGCAGCAGACCCTCAATTCCCTTTCAAGGTCCTCATGGAAGAGCTCGTCGGAGTCACCGCCTGCGTCCTCGGCGACATGGCGTCGCGCCCCAACTTCGGATTAAACGAGCTCGACTTCGTCTTCTCAACCCTCGTCGTGGGTTCGATTCTCAACTTCATGCTCATGTACCTCTTAGCTCCCACATCAGCCACCGCCGGGGTCTCCCAGAGCTTACCCGGAATCTTCAGAAACTGCCCCTCGGGACATATGTTCGAACAGGGCGGGTTCACGGTTATGAACCGCTTTGGTACCCTTGTGTATAAAGGAATGGTCTTTGCGACTGTTGGATTAGCTGCGGGTCTTGTCGGAACGGCTATTTCCAATGGGTTGATCATGCTGAGGAAGAAGATGGATCCGGGGTTCGAAACGCCGAACAAGCCGCCGCCGACGGTGCTGAACTCGCTGACCTGGGCGACGCATATGGGTGTGAGTGCTAACGTGAGGTACCAGACGTTGAACGGGGTTGAGTTCTTGCTCGCGAAGGCGATGCCGCCTGTGGTGTTTAAGACGAGTGTGTTTGTGTTGAGGTGTGTGAACAATGTTGTGGGAGGGATGTCTTTTGTTTTGTTGGCGAGGATGACTGGATCGCAGTCTGTGGAGGGGAAGAGTGAGGTTGGGGTTGAGGAGGAGAAGACGGAGGTTCATGTGAAGGTGAAGGATGTTTGA